A stretch of the Malus domestica chromosome 08, GDT2T_hap1 genome encodes the following:
- the LOC103440778 gene encoding eukaryotic initiation factor 4A-14, with protein MAAVAPEGSQFDTHQYDAKMSELLGADGQDFFTSYDEIHDSFDAMGLQENLLRGIYAYGFEKPSAIQQRGIVPFCKGLDVIQQAQSGTGKTATFCSGILQQLDYGLLDCQALVLAPTRELAQQIEKVMRALGDYLGVKVHACVGGTSVREDQRILSSGVHVVVGTPGRVFDMLRRQSLRSDYIKMFVLDEADEMLSRGFKDQIYDIFQLLPPKIQVGVFSATMPPEALDITRKFLNKPVRILVKRDELTLEGIKQFHVNVEKEDWKLETLCDLYETLAITQSVIFVNTRRKVEWLTDKMRSRDHTVSATHGDMDQNTRDIIMREFRSGSSRVLITTDLLARGIDVQQVSLVINYDLPTQPENYLHRIGRSGRFGRKGVAINFVTKDDDRMLFDIQKFYNVVIEELPANVADLL; from the exons ATGGCTGCTGTGGCACCGGAAGGATCCCAATTTGATACTCATCAGTATGATGCAAAAATGAGTGAGTT ACTTGGAGCTGATGGGCAAGACTTCTTCACATCGTATGACGAGATTCATGACAGCTTTGACGCTATGGGATTGCAGGAGAACCTTCTTCGGGGTATCTATGCATATG GTTTTGAGAAGCCCtctgcaattcaacaaaggggAATTGTTCCTTTCTGCAAGGGACTTGATGTGATTCAGCAGGCACAATCTGGAACTGGAAAAACAGCGACTTTCTGCTCTGGGATTTTGCAGCAGCTTGATTATGGCTTACTTGATTGCCAAGCATTGGTTCTTGCACCCACACGAGAGCTTGCTCAACAGATCGAAAAGGTTATGAGAGCACTGGGTGACTATCTTGGTGTCAAGGTCCATGCTTGTGTTGGTGGGACCAGTGTTCGTGAAGATCAACGCATTCTCTCCAGTGGAGTCCATGTCGTTGTTGGCACTCCTGGTCGTGTTTTTGACATGCTACGAAGGCAGTCTCTTCGTTCTGATTACATTAAGATGTTCGTGTTAGATGAAGCAGATGAAATGCTTTCACGAGGTTTCAAGGATCAG ATCTATGACATTTTCCAGCTGCTACCACCTAAAATCCAGGTGGGGGTTTTCTCTGCCACAATGCCACCAGAGGCCCTTGATATCACTAGGAAGTTCTTGAACAAACCTGTAAGGATTTTGGTGAAACGTGACGAGCTCACCCTTGAAGGTATCAAGCAGTTTCATGTCAATGTTGAGAAAGAGGATTGGAAACTTGAGACACTTTGTGATCTTTATGAGACCTTGGCAATTACACAGAGTGTCATCTTTGTGAACACCAGGCGCAAAGTTGAATGGTTAACAGACAAGATGCGCAGCCGTGATCACACAGTTTCTGCCACCCACGGAGACATGGACCAAAACACAAGGGATATCATCATGAGAGAGTTTCGGTCTGGTTCTTCTCGTGTGCTCATAACCACTGATCTGTTGGCCCGTGGTATTGACGTCCAACAGGTCTCTCTTGTGATTAATTACGACCTTCCAACACAACCCGAGAACTACCTCCATCGTATTGGTCGTAGTGGACGGTTTGGGAGGAAGGGTGTTGCCATCAATTTCGTCACCAAGGATGACGACAGGATGTTGTTTGATATCCAGAAGTTTTATAACGTTGTCATTGAGGAGCTGCCGGCAAATGTTGCTGATCTGCTCTAA